One genomic window of Gossypium hirsutum isolate 1008001.06 chromosome D11, Gossypium_hirsutum_v2.1, whole genome shotgun sequence includes the following:
- the LOC121223465 gene encoding disease resistance protein RPS4B-like isoform X1 — protein MLPLLSGLSSLRKLNLRDCNLCKGDIPRDISGLSSLIHLDLSGNNFISIPASLTQLSKLSFLDLSNCNMCTLGEADIHGLSSLSYLYLRGNNFITIPLALTQLSRLNFLRLSNCKMLKSLPQLLTSIADVRIDDCSSLEVVASPSKVCNSVNSGFIKAINCFKLAENINALTLLKKHLKAFANSRKKFAIMIPGSKIPEWFSQQKNDSSIKIPLRKDSQWIGVASCCIFINNDASRDDEDISCSTFIYCRNSEQASCDGSIFRGRNRRQIEGIRLLVGKGYNEPIMKDHLFLRYWSRDSLYSISIEDKYGHCENNNLWATDCLDQKWDELEVSFAHPFEGSAKVKKCGVRIVHEKDLEEIKELQCHTTQSSPNFEHIHQHSAHNDGSTDSTSHIKRKANIYDEAEEEGPQPKRMQKFFNFMVRQQGKKH, from the exons ATGTTGCCTTTGTTGTCAGGTTTGAGTTCATTAAGAAAGCTAAATCTAAGGGACTGCAATCTTTGTAAAGGAGATATTCCACGTGATATTTCTGGTCTATCCTCTTTGATACATCTTGATCTTAGTGGTAACAATTTCATCAGCATACCTGCATCTCTTACTCAGCTCTCGAAGCTTTCGTTTCTTGATTTGTCAAATTGCAACATGTGCACACTTGGTGAAGCAGATATTCATGGTCTATCCTCTTTGAGTTATCTTTATCTTAGGGGTAACAATTTCATCACCATTCCTTTGGCTCTTACTCAACTTAGCAGGCTTAATTTCCTTCGATTATCAAATTGCAAGATGCTTAAATCGTTGCCTCAGCTTCTAACAAGTATAGCAGATGTGCGTATAGATGATTGCTCTTCACTTGAAGTAGTTGCAAGTCCATCAAAAGTATGCAATTCAGTGAATTCGGGTTTCATTAAAGCCATTAACTGCTTCAAATTGGCTGAAAATATCAATGCATTAACACTGCTGAAAAAACATCTTAAG GCATTCGCAAATTCAAGAAAAAAGTTTGCTATTATGATACCCGGAAGTAAAATCCCAGAATGGTTTAGCCAACAAAAAAACGACTCTTCAATTAAGATACCCCTTCGGAAAGATAGTCAATGGATTGGAGTTGCTTCTTGCTGCATTTTTATCAATAATGATGCTTCAAGGGATGACGAGGATATCAGTTGTAGTACATTTATCTATTGCAGAAATTCTGAACAAGCCAGCTGTGATGGATCTATTTTTCGAGGTAGAAATCGTAGACAGATTGAGGGGATCCGCCTCTTGGTGGGTAAAGGATATAACGAGCCCATAATGAAAGATCACCTTTTTCTTCGTTATTGGTCGCGTGATAGCCTATATTCAATTTCCATCGAGGACAAATATGGTCATTGTGAAAACAATAATTTATGGGCAACAGATTGCTTAGATCAGAAATGGGATGAGCTTGAGGTGTCTTTCGCACATCCATTTGAAGGCAGTGCTAAGGTGAAGAAGTGTGGTGTTAGAATAGTGCATGAGAAAGATTTggaagaaataaaagagttgcaGTGCCATACCACTCAATCCTCTCCAAATTTTGAACACATCCATCAACACTCTGCTCACAACGATGGATCAACAGATAGCACTTCTCACATAAAACGAAAAGCTAATATCTACGATGAAGCGGAGGAAGAAGGGCCGCAACCAAAACGGATGcagaaatttttcaattttatggtGCGCCAACAGGGGAAGAAGCATTAA
- the LOC107935682 gene encoding TMV resistance protein N-like, producing the protein MLIILGSRIIVTTRDEHLVISYRIDDVYKPTTLNPNEALRLFNLKAFDSDTTPKYDFIELSKQVVHYADGLPLALEFLGSFLCGRDIIQWRSAIERLKQDSNKEILDTLRISFDGLEEREKNIFLDIACFFNGEEKDLVMKVLDGCEFFPDIGIEVLIKKFLIEASDDNQYLQMHALLQEMGRKIVEEKCVDEPGKRCRLWKERNVYHVLTKNTVTEIIEGMIIDNQRESSKMLNLSDDVFSKMKRLRLLRPLYKLKIISLKGSQNLIKTPNFTTAPYLEVLINMEGCTRLVDVHPSLGVLKRLKLLNIRDCKSLRSLPTKIGMESLETLILSGCSNLARFPEIDGKMEHLKTLDLSDCYKVEYLPESLHQAESLEELDLSKTAIKEPPSFISQLKNLKVLYFDGCKGPCKLKRNLLSLFKVSQRGRMNSIASMLPSLSCLTSLTRLKLRGCNLGEGDIPSAISCLSSLAFLDLSVNNFNRIPASLTRLSKLEDLRLSSCGLFNMGEGDIPSDISGLSSLKVLDLNSNNFTSIAASLARLSNLQYLGVCNCRELESLPVLLARKTSDWKHNWSYFIATNSYRLAENMSAITLLKTHIKAFANSRKRFDAVLPGNEIPEWFSQQRGGSVIEIPLPLNIQNDSQWIGVAFCCILGDDDGSEIKVIGGPTYIHSRYSGQSSSNGSVFQVKNSRMVDSSFLNFCGRRITKDHLFLRYFSPLSLKDKCETKNLSLEMSFQSSPKRYPSVKVKKCGVRIMYEKDLEETEELQCHTIQSSPNLEHIHHHSTENDGSAGSTSLVKRKRDIDVETEEEGPHPKRIQNFLNFITGQSGKKQ; encoded by the exons ATGTTGATAAT TTTAGGGAGTAGGATCATTGTAACAACAAGAGATGAACATTTGGTCATATCTTATCGAATCGATGATGTGTATAAGCCTACAACACTGAATCCCAACGAAGCACTTAGGCTTTTCAATTTGAAAGCTTTTGATAGTGATACAACGCCGAAATATGATTTCATTGAGCTTTCTAAACAAGTTGTACATTATGCTGATGGTCTCCCCTTAGCTCTTGAATTTTTGGGTTCATTTTTGTGCGGTAGAGATATAATTCAATGGAGAAGTGCAATCGAAAGACTTAAACAAGATTCTAACAAAGAAATTCTTGACACACTACGAATTAGCTTTGATGGATTGGAAGAAAGGGAGAAGAATATATTTCTAGATATAGCATGCTTTTTCAATGGGGAGGAGAAAGATTTGGTAATGAAAGTATTGGATGGATGTGAGTTTTTTCCAGATATTGGAATCGAAGTTCTCATTAAGAAATTTCTCATAGAAGCCAGTGATGACAACCAATATTTGCAGATGCATGCCTTGTTGCAAGAAATGGGAAGAAAAATTGTTGAAGAAAAATGTGTTGATGAACCTGGAAAACGTTGTAGATTGTGGAAGGAAAGGAATGTCTATCATGTCCTAACAAAAAACACG GTTACAGAAATAATTGAAGGTATGATCATCGACAATCAAAG GGAATCAAGCAAGATGCTCAATTTGAGTGACGATGTCTTCTCAAAGATGAAAAGATTGAGATTGCTCAGA CCCTTGTATAAGTTGAAAATAATCAGCCTTAAAGGGTCCCAAAATCTCATCAAGACACCAAACTTCACAACAGCCCCATATCTCGAAGTTTTAATTAATATGGAAGGTTGTACTAGATTAGTAGATGTTCATCCATCACTTGGAGTGCTTAAGAGACTTAAACTTTTGAATATAAGAGATTGCAAAAGTCTTAGGAGTCTTCCAACCAAAATTGGAATGGAATCCCTTGAAACTTTAATTCTTTCGGGTTGCTCAAATCTTGCAAGGTTTCCAGAGATTGATGGGAAAATGGAACATCTAAAAACTCTTGATCTTTCTGATTGTTATAAAGTTGAATATTTGCCAGAGAGTTTGCATCAAGCAGAATCTTTGGAAGAGCTTGACTTGAGTAAAACAGCCATAAAAGAACCACCATCCTTCATTTCTCAATTGAAAAATCTTAAAGTTCTATATTTCGATGGATGCAAGGGTCCGTGTAAGTTAAAAAGAAATCTCCTTTCTCTTTTCAAGGTAAGCCAAAGAGGAAGGATGAATTCCATAGCTTCAATGCTACCTTCATTATCCTGTTTGACTTCATTAACAAGGTTGAAACTAAGGGGCTGCAATCTTGGTGAAGGAGATATTCCTAGTGCTATTTCTTGTCTGTCCTCTTTGGCATTTCTTGATCTTAGCGTTAACAATTTCAACAGAATACCAGCATCTCTTACTCGACTCTCCAAGCTAGAAGATCTTAGGTTGTCAAGTTGCGGCTTGTTCAATATGGGTGAAGGAGATATTCCTAGTGATATTTCTGGTCTATCCTCATTGAAAGTTCTTGATCTTAATAGTAACAATTTCACCAGCATAGCTGCGTCTCTTGCTCGTCTTTCCAATCTTCAATATCTTGGAGTGTGTAATTGCAGAGAGCTTGAATCGTTGCCTGTGCTTCTAGCAAGGAAGACAAGTGATTGGAAACATAATTGGTCTTACTTTATAGCCACTAACAGCTACAGATTGGCTGAGAACATGAGTGCAATAACATTGCTGAAAACACATATTAAG GCATTTGCGAATTCAAGAAAAAGATTTGATGCTGTTTTACCTGGAAATGAAATCCCAGAATGGTTCAGCCAACAGAGAGGCGGCTCTGTAATCGAAATACCTTTGCCTCTCAATATTCAGAATGACAGTCAATGGATTGGAGTTGCTTTCTGCTGCATTCTCGGCGATGATGATGGTTCCGAGATAAAGGTTATCGGTGGTCCAACTTATATCCATTCTAGATATTCTGGACAATCTAGTAGTAATGGATCTGTTTTTCAAGTTAAAAATAGTCGAATGGTCGATTCCAGTTTCCTTAATTTTTGTGGACGACGCATAACGAAGGACCACCTTTTTCTTCGATATTTTTCGCCATTATCATTAAAGGATAAATGTGAAACCAAGAATTTATCGCTTGAGATGTCTTTCCAATCTTCTCCAAAAAGGTATCCTTCTGTTAAGGTGAAGAAGTGTGGTGTTAGAATAATGTATGAGAAAGATTTGGAAGAAACAGAAGAGCTGCAGTGCCATACCATTCAGTCTTCTCCAAACTTGGAACATATCCATCATCACTCTACTGAAAACGATGGATCCGCAGGCAGCACTTCCCTTGTAAAACGAAAACGTGATATCGACGTGGAAACAGAGGAAGAAGGGCCGCACCCTAAAAGGATTCAaaactttttgaattttataacGGGCCAATCTGGGAAGAAGCAATAA
- the LOC121223465 gene encoding disease resistance protein RPV1-like isoform X2 → MSSLLSTSSSISRKKYDVFLSFRGEDTRKNFTDHLYDALNRTGIVTFRDDPKLETGEEIAPELFNAIQQSWCSVIVFSETYAFSGWCLEELAEIVKQKNDKGHKVFPIFYHVDPSDLRKQKEKVEEAFAKHEERYKEDKDKIQKWRNALTEVANIKGWHLNNRHSQIQEKSLLL, encoded by the exons ATGTCGTCGTTACTTTCGACTTCCTCATCCATTTCTAGAAAGAAATACGATGTGTTCTTGAGTTTTAGAGGTGAAGATACTCGCAAGAATTTTACGGATCATCTCTACGATGCTCTAAATAGAACTGGGATCGTCACTTTTAGAGATGATCCAAAGTTGGAAACTGGTGAAGAGATCGCACCGGAACTCTTCAACGCAATTCAACAATCATGGTGCTCGGTAATCGTTTTTTCCGAGACATATGCCTTTTCAGGTTGGTGCTTGGAGGAGCTTGCGGAGATTGTTAAACAAAAAAATGACAAGGGTCATAAAGTATTTCCAATTTTCTACCATGTTGATCCATCcgatttaagaaaacaaaaagaaaaagttgaagaagCCTTTGCCAAACACGAAGAAAGATACAAGGAAGATAAAGACAAGATCCAAAAGTGGCGAAATGCTTTGACTGAAGTGGCTAACATCAAGGGATGGCATTTAAATAATAG GCATTCGCAAATTCAAGAAAAAAGTTTGCTATTATGA